The Rosa rugosa chromosome 1, drRosRugo1.1, whole genome shotgun sequence genomic sequence CTCTAGTAAAATGGGTCTCGGATCTCCAATTTTTGTCTTGCAACTTTAAGGGTTTACTGGTGGCCATATAAAATCATCCTTATCATTGTAATTGCGAGCTTCATTTCTTCAAATGAAGTTGGCAATCTAGCAAttcttttgcaaaaaaaaaaacacaatctATCAACTTTGGAAGTTTCATGATATTTTGATTTGAGAATTCTAATAACAAAGTAAAAATTCTTACTGTTTTACATATTCCTCTGTTGCTACATTTATAAGTtactagccttcctgcacgcgcATGCGGAAGTGCGGTGCTCGGGTGTGCAATTAATCTTTGTTTGATTTATTATGATTATTTTATATTGTAACAAATCCTGTAAATGAAATTTGATTTTATTGCAAACGGAAGTGAAAAAACAAACTGATCTTTCATTTACAATCCAGCAGGAGTAGAAGCACTGACAGGGGAGATAATCTTGCATATACCTGAAGATATCATTGCAAATTAGTAAGGCAAAAGTCGGCCAATATTACTCTGGTAAAACTTATCAAAGAATTTATCAAATAGATGTTGTTGTAATGAAACAGGAGAGAGCTAAATATCATTTATTCAAGAACATGAGGCAATGATAAACTGTAACATATTTCAGGGGAATGTGTAACAAAAAGCATTGCCAAATTATGGATTTTCTATAATACCCTATATTTATAATTTAATTCAAATGCAATGCTATAATTTATAGTGTGTTCTTACTTTAGCCTTTGTAATCCATTTTGGTTAGATAAAGGTGTTGTAAGGTTTGACCTCGATATATCTAAGCATATGTATCTGAGCAATAATGATAGGACCTCCTTGAGAAGCAAATGGTTTCTCTTTTTTCATCATATCCACGATCAATGTAGTGAAATTCTTCATGTTATTCtgccaaaaacaaaagataatGTTACCTACAAAGGTTGAAGACTTGAACTGAATTAGGTAAAGTGAAAGTGATTTCAATTACCATGAAAACATCATTTGCTGTTAGATGGAAAATGTATACATTTACTTCTTAAAAACAGGCATAAAACATGACCAAACTTTGAAAAGTTAGGCTGGTTTCCAATGCTTAAACATTTAAAAATTATCTGCTATGTCAACGAAGATGTGAGGGTTTCTATAATCTAACCTTCTCATCTCCCTGATTTTGAAGCCCCAAATGAATAGCCGTCTACTGAATCCTTCCCTCTGATTCATCTAGACTACGGTCCTTGGAACTTCTATCGTCTAGTTTCACCTGCTTTTCACACATTAAGAGAGAAATAAGTCAAGATTTCACACAATGTTTTACATAAATTTAACGTCTTTTAActgatatttttgagattttacATATGTAAAGCATAATTATTCTTATTTCCAAACTAAAGTTTTAATTCCTCTATGCAAGAAGTCAATTGGATGTCTTCAGAACCTAATCTATACATCAATTAATGTGATTACAAAATAGATGCAGCCAATTAAAGCAAACATATCAattcatttggtatcagagctacATATGTATGTGTATACTTCCAGACTTCAATATATATAGCAAGGAAATAAAGACCACATGGTTATCTTGTTCTCTCTAGTTATTAGTTAATAACCTTTTGGCAGACAAAAGCGAAAACCCTCAACAATCACATATTGGTCGAATTATTGGTAACACAGCTGGCATAACCTTCAGTTTCTTCTCTGACCTTTCTGCAATTCCCACTATTTCAGAATATAATTAGCTTCCTCTGCTCGATTTCAAAATAAGAAGACTGTATCTCCggccctctctcttctcttatcTACAGGCATGCTGCAACTCTATCTCCCTCTCTTTAACACAGTCTAGTATTATATTGTGAAGAGTGAACTGTTCAAATTAGAACCACAAATTGagtcaaaataagaaaaaggggAAAACCCAGATCAAGTCAGAGCAAACCCTTCACTTTGAAAGCGATCATACCATTCCCCATGATCAATCATTTTCTTTGTCCACCAAAAACTAAGAACAAATATTACAACATCGCAtgcatccaaaaaaaaaaaaaaaaaaaactatccatTAAACTCATCAAATTACATAAACGAAACCTATTACAAATCTTCTTCCTTTTTGTTCTTTGTATCTTCTTCCTTCCATTTAGGTAATCCTTTTGTACTTTTCAACTATATAATAATAAGCAGACGTGAAGGAAAACCCAGCACACTTGCAATATGAGTTTGATTTCAAGTGAGAGAACACAGACAAAATCTCTGTCACCCACAAAACCGCACTACCCAAAATTGCATGCACCGAAATACAGAATCCAATCAATCGCACCcgaaattcaaaaccaaaatgtCAGACCAAATAAGAAGCTAGCTTACCTGAACGGTTGAACCTCAACATATCAAAGATATCTGATTGCTCAATCGGATCCTCCGATTCGATCAAATGGATGCTCAATCAGATATTCCGATTTGACCAAATGAGCTCAATCACGCACGCATTGgtctgggtttgttttggattctttgtttgtttttgatcTGAAAAGCTTGCCGATTGGTGTTTGACGCTTGCGGTTTTGGATTCGATCTGGTtgcttctcttctttcttctctccctCACTCTCTGTCTGGCTGAACTAACTCCTTTTTATGTCGGCAGAATCCAGATCAAAGCATCATCTCCGTCTCCCATCATATCAAAACCGCGCCAAAACCATCCGCAGATGTCGTCTCCTTCCTTTCTATTTGCCACCTGTCTCCTTTCTGTTTCTCTGTAAATCATGAGCAAAAACAGGGGCAAAATCGGAAGTTCGAAAGTTTCCCCAAGATGAACAGTAAACGGCTGCTCGCTCGCTTTAttaatagagagagagatagagatagagataaCATTTGTTCTTCAATTTATATTCTTCTATATAGTACTTCACTTGTTAGTTTCAAAAGAAACTTCCACTTGTTTCCAtttgaagaataaaaaaagttgAGATTGTTATTGAACTAAATGCCATGTTTTATAACCCTGCTTGCTGCTGCACATTGTTTACTTGTTTCTTCATGCCCAGAAGATAAAAATCCTTTGAATCAAGTCATGTCGGTTTCGACAAGTTTATCCTCTGTTGAAGAACAAGTAATCACACCTGAAAATGGAGTTGAGCAGATTCAGTTGCTTCCTGCGGTTGAGGATTCATATGAGGGAGTAGTTGTGGACATGAACGATCATCAGCCCTTGGATTCTCAAGTTTTTACTTCTTTGCTCAGAGCTTCAATGTCACAATGGAAGCAAAAGGTATAAATGTTTCTATTTTAAACTGGAAATTTCAATCTCATTGATCACTTTCAGACTAAAATTCTCTATTTATTGCTGCCTTATGTCTATTCTTTACTTTTACTTCTAGGGGAAGAGGGGCATTTGGATCAAATTGCCTATTAAACTTTCGAATCTTGTTGATGCTGCAGTTAAGGTACATAAGAAATTCTATATGGAATTTTCCAGTATCAAAATTGGGAATAAGTTTAAGTCGATCCCATCTTCTTTGGAGATTATATATTTATAGATTTTCACAGAACTCATTGTTTGTCTAAGAAGAAAAAGACTTTTTTACTTGACAACTAGTGATACATGTATCCTTTTGCTACTTGTGCAGGAAGGATTTCGGTACCACCATGCCGAACCAGATTACCTAATGCTCGTGCATTGGATTCCTGAAACGGTTGATACTCTTCCTCCAAATGCATCACACCGGGTAGGCATTGGTGCTTTTGTCATGAACAGTAAGAGAGAGGTATATCTTCTGCAGTTGAATCTAATTTCCCTACTGTACTAAACATGATATCTATAATGGATTTTCTACTTTTTAACTTTTCCATCAATGTGTTTCCAACGTTGTTGGTGCCTAAAATCACTACTGAACCTTTTTTTCAAGAGACTGAAAGTACATATAAGATCAGGTCTTGGTTAACAATCACATAATTATAATAGTTGACATGTTTCATGTTTAGAAAGACATTCCATAGTGTCAAATAACAGTGCAGTTCAATTTCTTCGTTTCAAAACttcatgaatgaaaattttaTTCAGCCGAGACAACAGCTAGAAAAGTAGACAATTAAGCTAGCAGCATAAACAGTAAGCAACGGTAGAACAACCTCACTCGAACTTAACAGAAAAACATGGTTGAATATGCAATACATGATGTGCATATTTGATTCATATTTTGCTTCTACAATGAGCAGTTCAGAAACTATATTTGCCTCCAATGATTCCTTAAGAAATAATAACTGCCACCAATCACTCCAAGTAACTCTATAAGCTGCTTATGTCAAAATACTTCTATACGACAGTGTGCTTCCATTACTGCATATTGTTTTTGCCGGTATACAGGTGCTTGTGGTTCAGGAGGTCAGTGGCTTTTTTAGAGATACAGGTGTATGGAAGTTGCCAACTGGAGTTGTGAATGAAGTGAGTATATATGGCAGAACTCTATCAAATTGTTAATGAATATTTAAATTTATCTTCTCATGGATATGGTTAAAAATTTCATCCACAGGGTGAGGATATTTTTGCAGCTGCTGTTAGAGAAGTCAAAGAAGAGACTGGAGTAAGTGATAAGTGACTAAATATATACCAATAACTGAGTGATATTCCAATGTAATTTCAACTCCATTGTGTTTATATTGCTACAGATTGAGACAGAATTTGTGGAAATTTTAGCATTTAGGTATGTAAATTGCTCTTGAGTACTGAAGTCTTCTTGTCATTATCAATTATATGTCCTCTTCATGTTATCTGATCTCTGATACATTACAGTCAAAGCCATGAGGAATTCTTTCGAAAATCAGATTTGTTTTTCGTTTGCATGTTAGAACCACATTCCTTTGACATCCAGAAGCAGAACCTAGAGATTGCAGCAGCCCAGGTAAATTATGGTAGACGAAAATAGCACTTGTTACATCGAATCACATAATGCAGAatcaattaaaagaaaacattAAGGTGTTACTTACTTTCTGATAATGTTTTTCAGTGGATGCCGATTGAGGACTATGCAGCTCAACCCTTTGTCAAACAAAACAAGCCGTTTAATGATGTAGCACAAATATGTTTGGCAAAATCAGATAAGGACTATACCGGTTTTACTCCTCTGGGAACAACTACATCCTCCGGAAAAGCAAACTACTTGTACTTGAACAATCACGATATGGTTAAATTACTGACTTCTAGCACTGATCAGCACTAGAAAGCTTGATCTGATCAACTCCAAAAATTATTTGAAAGGGCAGTCGTTTTGGATCTCTATGGTAGTACGTTGATGTCTTATGAGTTCTATGACTGTCAATGATGGTTCCTTTAGATACTGGTGTAACTGATGTGTCAGATAGACATATGTTCTGAAGTTctgtttggattttggattatagattGGAAACCTGCTAACTGATTTGAGGCTGATTTCCAAATTATTTGTGCCATTGCATCCGGAATAACACAATAAGTATAAGCTTTTTATGCAATTACAGTTTTGTTGTTCTGCAGTCCCAGTTTTTTATCAAATAGTCACACTCTCTATGTTATGTAGTCACACGAGTGACACaactactcttttttttttttttttttttcttgtctaTAATCAGCAGAATGATGTATTTATTGTTTAATAAGGATGATTCTATTCCACCCTTAATTATGGTATATCTCTATGGACCTcccaactttttttcttttttttttgaacttttaGGCGCCTAAATGTTGATCACCATTGATGCAAGATTACCTGTAATCTTCGTTGCCTTTATTGATGGAAGATTACCTGTGATCTTTGATCCCTTAAACTTCGCGGAAGATAATCTTTGTTACCTTAATCCATGCAAGATTACTTCCCCAATTTGTGTATGATTACCTGTAATCTTCATTGGTTGCAGAGACTGGGAAGGCTTTGTTCAATAGGAATTAATTTGTTTCCTGATTAGTAAAGAACTAGTACCCATATGTTCTATATAAGGAGGGGTGCTGCTCTTGTACATTCCATTATCAGATTCTTTCTATAAGCTAGTGTTCATCAACAAGAGAGTCCTTATTGGTAAGATTGTGTACTCATTATTTCTGGTGTTCTTGTGTTGTTTCATCTTGGTGTGCTGTGCTTAATTAATTTGTTGATGTATGCAGTTCAGTTgccctgaattttttttttttttttttgagttacgACTTTTTAGAAAATTGACCCTTTCATGGTCAAATTAATTCATGCACTTTTATTCATGAATGATTACTAAATGTATGCATTGTCATGAAGAGATCGACTTATAAGAGACTGCATGCAGGCTTATTTCTTTCATtagatttttttctttgttctttctttAGCTCTAGCAATTAGTGGGTTGCTTTTATGTATAATTTGTTGTGGTTTGGTTAAACTAAATGCAATGTACATGCTCGTTTTATAATCCTGTTTGCAGCACATTGTTTACTTGTTTCTTCATATGCCCAGAAGATAGAAATCCTTTCAATCAAGTCATGTCAGTTTCAACAAGTTCATCTTTTGTCGAGAAACAAGTGATTGGGCCTGAAGATGGAGTCGAGCAGATTCAGGTACTTCCTGCAGTTGAGGATAAGTATGGTGGAGTTGTTGTGGAATTGAAAGGTGATCAACCCTTGGATTCCAAGGTTTATACTTCTTTGCTCAGATTTTCAATGTCACAATGGAAACAAAAGGTATTAACGGATTAACCTAACTACTTTAATTAAACTTGAAATTTGAATCTTAATGATCCCTTATGTCTGCTTTACTTTAAAAAGTTTAATTGTATTTTGTAGGGGAAGAAGGGCGTTTGGATCAAATTGCCTAAGCAACTCTCGAACCTTGTTGATGCGACAGTTAAGGTATACTCTACATTGAATTTTTCATTATTAAAATCCCATGAACAGTCTGAAACTCATTCATTATTTAACATGAAAAGAATTTCTTATTACTTGACAACGTACCAATTATACAGTTTCCTTTTGTTACTGGTGCAGGAAGGATTTAGGTACCACCATGCCGAACCAGATTACCTAATGCTGGTGCATTGGATACCTGAAACAGTTGATCCTCTTCCTCCAAATGCTTCACACCGGGTAGGCATTCGTAAACAGTAAGAGAGAGGTATAGCTTCTGCAGTTAAATCTAATTTCCCTAGTGCACTAAATATAACATCTAGAATGGAAGTTCGAATTTTTGACATTTTAATCTTTGTCTTTCTGACATTGTTGATGTCTGAAACCACTGTTCAACCTCTTATTTGAAATTTTAACCAGAACTTGATATGGTATGTTCTTTTGATAGCATAACCATATTCATACATGTTTCAAATGTAACACAAAGCCATTTTATATATGGCACCAAAACCAGCCCAGGCAGTTTAATTTTCTATCAAATTTTTGATGAATGACAGTTTTATTGCAAAGCAGACAATTAGGCTAGACAATGGTAGAATAACCTAACTTGAACTAAACAGAATCTGAGATTGGATTGACAATGTGCACGTTTGTTGAATATATTCATCTAAGCAAATAAAAGTTTAGAAACTACGACTGCCTGATATAATTCCTTAAGTACGTACTTTTCCATTATTTTTAGTAACACAGTGATTTTCTTACTATTGAAATTGTTTGTTACGATACTGTGTTTGCATTGCTACATACAGTTTTTGCAGTCTAATGTTTTTTGTTTGGTATATAGGTGCTTGTGGTTCAGGAGGCCAATGGCTTTTTCCGAGATACAGGTGTATGGAAGTTGCCAACTGGAGTTGTTGATGAAGTGAGTACATATGCAACTCCTATCAAAAGTTTTAATATACATTTAAGTTTATCTTCTCATAAATGTGATTAAAAATTTTCCCATATCATAGGGTGAGGATATTTTCGCAGCTGCAGTTAGAGAAGTCAAAGAAGAGACAGGAGTAAGTGATAACTGCTTGAAATATATTTAGTACCAACAAATTTGCTATGAAATTCAAAAGTAATTCTAATttcattgtttttattttgctaCAGATTGAGACAGAGTTTGTGGAAATGTTAGCATTTAGGTAAAGATCTATGCATACTGCTCTTGTCATTTTCGATTTGTCCCCTCTTTTATGTTATCTGATGATTCTGATCTACATCTCCCTACAGGCACAGCCACAAGGCATTCTTTAGAAAATCGgatttgtttttcatttgcaTGTTAAAACCACATTCCTTTGACATCCAGAAGCAGGATTTAGAGATTGCGGCAGCACAGGTAAAATTTCTGGTAGATGAAAAAATCCGTCATAGAATATATGACAAAACATAGCATGAATGTTACATATAGTCACTCAATGCAGAATTcaattcaaaatttgagaaactaTTCTAATGTGTTACTTTCTGGGAATAATTTTCAGTGGATGCCGATTGAGGACTATGCAGCTCAACCTTTCGTCAAAGAAAACAAACTGTTTGATGATGTAGCAAAAATATGTTTAGCGAAATTGGATAAGGGCTATGCTGGTTTTACTTCTCTGGCAACAACTACTTCCTCTGGGAAAACCAGCTACTTGTACTTCAACAAAGGCGTTATGGGAAACCTACGAACTTCTGTTAATGATCAGCAGCAGTGGAAAAGTTGACCTAACAGTTGCAAGAGCAGTCATATCTCTATGATAGCGAAATATTTGCAAGAGCAGTCATAACATATTTGCAAGAGCAGTCATGCTCATATATAGGGTAGAGAAATTTTTCATGGTAGCAAAATTTTTATGCAATACATCCATGATAGTGAATTGATGTCCTAACAGTTGGAAGGATGTCGTATATATGCTCACTATGCTAATGTTCTTAGTTTACTAAAAGCTGTGTGACTTTGGGATTATAGATTAGAAATCTGTTAATTGATTTGAGGCTGTTCTTCAAACTTTCTCTGCCTCCTAACACATTACTGATTCTGCAAGCTCTGGTTTGCAGAGTTGTGACAGTATACACTGCCCAGATGTACCTAAAAACCGCTATCTTTCTGGTTtatcaaaaagaagaaacattaCATTCGTTCAAAAAGatagaaataaaaagaagaaacacTACATATATATTGCTTCTGTGAATACTAACTTCATTCTTATATCTATCCGGCCTACAATAAAATACTAACTTCTTTGATAGGGAGTACACCTGGCCAATGGTTTTAATACAACGTGCTCTTGCATGACATTATCCTCCAAAGTTTTAATTTTATTCATCCAACTTTACTGGGTTTATTATCTTATCTCTGTAAGGATTGGGAaacaaattgtttttttttggatgagatTAGGAAACAAATTGTTAAATCCTTCCGAGGGAGGCAATTTGCTTAAGAGTGACATCAaataatataaaacctaaaTGAAACTATGGGCGGAAAAAACACTATGAAATTGTTTTTAGGCTGAAATACCACCGTGATTTTATGATGAGCAAAACAAAGCATATCCCATGCCTAGCCAGAAAACAAAAGGCACATCTCATGCCTCTAATGAATCTCAATTCTCTATTCCAATATTTAATCAATTAacttaacaaaacaaaaattagtgGCAACTTTTAATGCACAAAATGACACAGAGCATGACAACTTTTAAGTGTTGTGGTGTGGTAGTATTGTAATTTCAAAACAAATGAACCTGCCCAAGTTAATATCAAAAAGCACTTGTCCTTCATATATGAGTACCAACTACCAAGTATCAGGTATTTTGAGAAACCCAATTCACCAGTGACTCCTCTCTTCAATTCACAGTCCATTTTCCAAAGGCTTCTTCATCTTCCGGGCATGGCTCTCAGGCAAGGCAAGTGGATCAAGGTCTGTTCCCTACTTACCTTACAACTTCTATTCtagatcatcatcactatctTGTCATCTTTGCAATATGACTCAACCTTACTTTGATGGAAAACCTTTTCTATACAATTGTGGGTTCTCTGCAAATAACTTAACCTTCAATGTTTTCTGATATCATTCTCATCTGGATTTTTCCCATCTTTTTCCTCAAAACCAATGGAAAGTTGggaaaacaaaaaattcaatCTTTGATCTGTTGTAGAGGTTTAGTACATCACTTTTGACAGATTGGATTATACTGTTTAGTTATATACTTAGATCTACTGCAAATTATTATATGTGATCAAATTAGTATATCCTTTCTTTGTCATAATAAGCTTGTAACATTTGACTCTGATGCTGGATAGAATGACTGTCATTAGCCCATTACAGTACTACTTTTATACTAAGCCAAAAAAGTACTACTTGTACATGACTTGTTTGCTTGATTGCTTCTGGTGTGGTTTTTTACCCACAGATATATGCCTACCCATATTAAAGGCACTGTAAGTTTCTTCTGTGATTCTGATTATTTATCAGAAGGCTGATGTTTATAACAGTAAAGTGAGTCTATTGAGACCACCAAAATCTATTATGTTGTATAGTATGTCATGCTGCTCGATCGGGAAATACTTGATCTTGTTCATCAATAACTCCTCGTCCTTTTGAGTTTAGAAGCATTTTGTGGGTCAATAACGAAAAAGATGACTTTGGTTAATATAATCAGTATAACAAAGAAAGATTCTTATTTGCATTGGTAAATGTATCTCCTTGTATCAGCTTGATCAAGGTGGAACTGGGCCTGGAGCAAGAAGCTCACATGCCATAACCCTTGTTGGACAAAAGGCCTATGCCTTTGGTGGCGAATTCCAGCCACGTGTCCCGGTGGACAACAAGATGCACGTGTTCGACCTCAAAGAGCTGACGTGGTCTGAAATTTCCGGCACCGGCGATATCCCACCGCCACGCGTCGGTGTGACGATGGCAACTATTGGAAAAACCATCTATGTATTTGGTGGCAGGGACAACGAGCATAAGGAACTCAATGAGCTTTACTCCTTTGACACATCTACAAACAAGTGGACCCTAATTTCCAGTGGGGATGCAGGCCCCCCTCACCGGAGCTACCACTCGGTGACTACCGACGACCGTCATGTGTATATTTTTGGGGGCTGCGGAGTGGCCGGCCGCCTCAATGATCTATGGGCTTACGACGTTGTTGATCAAAAGTGGATCCAATACCCAACACCGGGTGACAATTTGAAGGGAAGAGGTGGGCCTGGACTCCTAGTGTCCCAAGGAAAGATATGGGTTGTGTATGGCTTTGCTGGAGAGGAAGCAGATGATGTACACACATTTGATCTAGCCCATAAAGAGTGGACCCAAGTTGAGACAAGTGGGGAGAAACCAACTGCCCGAAGCGTATTTTCTACTGTTGCAATTGGGAAATACATAATTGTGTACGGTGGAGAAGTTGACCCCAGTGATCTAGGTCACATGGGTGCCGGAAAGTTTACCGCTCAAGCTTATGCACTGGACACAGAGACATTGCTGTGGAAGCAATTGGATGATGGCTTGGAGTCGAACCATCATCCTGGACCTCGTGGGTGGTGTGCATTTACGGGTGGGGAAAGAGATGGCCGAGTAGGACTTTTGGTCTATGGTGGGAATTCGCCGAGTAATGATCGGCTTGatgacattttctttttcactcCTTATTTCGAAGCAGATGAAAAGTAATTAGCTTAATTATAGTTTCATATAAAGCGAGTGAAGGTGTTTGTGTCCACTATATGTCTCAAAAAACAAGACGAGATTATGGGTTATGCATGTGTGTAAATAAGACCTAGTAACCTTTGTCTGATGTCAGGAACGAGGTTGTATTCATAATTTTAGcaaattatggattttgtaaaCTGTTGGTTTGTGTAATAGTTCGATCATTTCATCTTCTGTTGATCTATTGTGTTCAAATCTCTTTCTTGCTGCTTTGGATCTTCATTCGATAAAGATAGTTACAAGTCTTTTATAAGTTACGCGAATTCTTTAGTCCACGTGACACTTTATAAGCTAGGAGTTCATAATCGGTTGTTTATTTCCCATCTAATTCATGACACTTTCTAATTTTGGCATTTGATAACCTTGGCATGAAACACAGGTTTTAGTAGAAAAATTTAAGATTACACACGTAATTATTGGTTCATTATATTTTGGCGGCTATTATATTTTCCAATCTAACTATAACCATCTGAAAGTCAGAGCTATGAGCCCTGGAGAAAAATTGGCAGGTAGTACTTGGTACCAGTCTACCAGAAAGTCAGAGTGAGTTTCAGAGCTAATAATGGTATTCAAAATGAAAAGGAGCAGGTTCCATTGTTCAACTTCCTTCCAGGTTCAACATTTCCTAGGTGGCTCCAGACTTACAGTTATTTATGAGCTTGGTGGTTATATAAGACCAAGAATTTTATGGATTTTCTTGGATCAAGATCCAAGATTAATGCTTGCATTTCTCAGAGATAGAGAACAAAGCTTCTAAGCAGCTTTGTTGTTGTTTGTCTACACGATTAAGCCGACATGGCTTTACGGTTGGGACATTGTTCTTCTTTTCTTGAACCTAATTCTTTCAAGCAAGAGGCTTTGACAACAAAGAGGTTATTGAGCAGTTGGGGTTTTCAGAAAACTTCAAGCGTTCAATACAAGCGTTTTGAGATCAGAGCTTCGGCTTCCAATGTGCAACCGCTGAATGCTGCTTCTTTGCAGGCTGGTGAGTTCTTTGCGTTGCTTTTCATATGAAACAGTTGCT encodes the following:
- the LOC133725867 gene encoding nudix hydrolase 7-like — protein: MPCFITLLAAAHCLLVSSCPEDKNPLNQVMSVSTSLSSVEEQVITPENGVEQIQLLPAVEDSYEGVVVDMNDHQPLDSQVFTSLLRASMSQWKQKGKRGIWIKLPIKLSNLVDAAVKEGFRYHHAEPDYLMLVHWIPETVDTLPPNASHRVGIGAFVMNSKREVLVVQEVSGFFRDTGVWKLPTGVVNEGEDIFAAAVREVKEETGIETEFVEILAFSQSHEEFFRKSDLFFVCMLEPHSFDIQKQNLEIAAAQWMPIEDYAAQPFVKQNKPFNDVAQICLAKSDKDYTGFTPLGTTTSSGKANYLYLNNHDMVKLLTSSTDQH
- the LOC133725873 gene encoding thiohydroximate-O-sulfate sulfur/sulfate-lyase (nitrile-forming) NSP5, which encodes MALRQGKWIKLDQGGTGPGARSSHAITLVGQKAYAFGGEFQPRVPVDNKMHVFDLKELTWSEISGTGDIPPPRVGVTMATIGKTIYVFGGRDNEHKELNELYSFDTSTNKWTLISSGDAGPPHRSYHSVTTDDRHVYIFGGCGVAGRLNDLWAYDVVDQKWIQYPTPGDNLKGRGGPGLLVSQGKIWVVYGFAGEEADDVHTFDLAHKEWTQVETSGEKPTARSVFSTVAIGKYIIVYGGEVDPSDLGHMGAGKFTAQAYALDTETLLWKQLDDGLESNHHPGPRGWCAFTGGERDGRVGLLVYGGNSPSNDRLDDIFFFTPYFEADEK